The nucleotide sequence CTGGTGGGCAATGGACCCGTCCAGATGTGAGGCACTGCCCTAAGTGGCCTCCATCATTATGTTGGCAGATTTCTTGCCTGTGGCCCCGTCCAACTGCTGGGCCCTAATTCCTGCTGGCCCAGATTGGCTCCTATGATTGTGCTGCTAGGTTGTGGCCCTGCCCAGCTGTGCAGCACTTGTCTTTGTTGGCAGAGGGTGGCTGCCATGATTCAGGTTTGACTCGGTTTGTGGCCCTGTAGGCGGCAAAATCAGTAACGAGTTTGGCGGGTCGGCACACACTCCTGTGCCATAAGGAGTTCTAATTCTGTTGGTACACCAATGGTTGAGTCTACCATATTTTGCTATGATAACTTTCTTCCATAAGCCAGCATCATCTTGATTAAACCTCCAGTGCCATTTCATCAACATACTTTTGTTATGTAAGGCTAGGTCCTTAACTCCAAGTCCACCAAGTGCTTTCGGAATTGTGACTTTGGTCCATTTCACCAGGCAAATCTTGTGACTGATGTTATTCCCTTCCCATAGAAAGTTCCTTCTTATTCTGTCCAATTGCTTTTGAACCTTTGCTGGGATAGGAAAGAGTGCCATGAAATAGGTGGGTATGCTATCTAATACACCATTGATAAGAGTAAGCTTGCCACCAAGAGATATGTATTGCCTCTGCCACGTAGCcaatttcttctcaaaattttcaactacTGCATTCCATATCTCAGTAGACTTGTATTTGGCACCTAAAGGAAGACCCAGATATGTGGTAGGGAAGGAGCCTGTATTACAACTCATAATGTTTGCTAGTTCTAGCAAATTTGGTACCGAGTTCACTGGGTAGATAACACTTTTGAGCATATTAATGTGCAGGCCAGACATAACTTCAAATAACATAAGAGTGATGTTTAGGTGAAGGACTTGAGACTTTTCTGCTCCACAGAAGATGAGGGTGTCATCTGCAAACAGAAGGTGTGACACAGAAATAGGAGAGCTCCTGCTATTACCCACTGAGAACCCTTCAAACCATTGTAGTTGTTTAGCTTTTTCAAGCATTGGACTTATAGCCAGTATAAAAAGGAAGGGTGAAAGAGGGTCCCCCCGTCTAATCCCTCTCTTTGGAGAGAAGAATCCTACTGGGCTTCTATTAACAAGCATGGAGTACTTGACTGTAGTGATGCAGTATCTAATCCACTGGATCCATTTCTCTCCGAATCCAATTTGTCTAAGTATTGAGAATAGATAAGACCAACCCAAtttgtcaaaagctttttcaACATCCAACTTGAGCAAAAGTCCAGCTTCCCCCGTTCTCATTTTCCCGTCCAAAACTTCATTTGCTATAAGAGTAGCATCAGTTATTTGCCTCCCCTTGATAAAAGCATTTTGATGACCAGAAACAAGCTTCCCTATCACCCATTTGAGTCTTTCAGCTAGCACTGTAGCTACAATCTTGTAAATGCTGCCTATGAGACTTATAGATCTATAATCTCTTAGCTCTATAGCTCCTTTTCTTTTAGGGATGAGTGCAATAAATGATGCGTTGAAAGACTTAACCATGTGGCAGTTTTGATGGAAGTGGTTGATGGCGGCAAGTACATCATGCTTAATGGTATCCCATGACTTCTGAAAGAAGGCCATTGTGAAGCCATCTGGACCGGGGCTCTTGTCAGGGGCACAACTGTTTATGGCATCTCTCACTTCATCTTCTGAAAAGGCATTCTCCAGATCCACCCTTTCTTCAGGTGTTAGGCGCTTCTAGACCCTCAAAATGTGTTGTAGGTCTCCAATCCTCATCCTCAGAGTATAGATTCTGGTAGTAGTCGAGTATTTTACCTTTGATAAGATCTTTGTCCTCAATGATTTCATCGTCCACCTTTAGCATGTCTATGCAGTTGTATCTTCTGTGGGAGTTAGCAactttttggaagaattttgtgTTCCTATCCCCTTCTTTAAGCCACAAGCACCTGGATTTTTGTCTCCATGAAATCTCCTCTATCTTTGCCAGGTGCTGTAGTTCAATCTTTAAGTTCAACATCGTTGTTTTTTCAGCTTGGCTCAAGATCCTGCCTTCAGTTAGTTGCTCCAGTAGCATCAGTTCCTCCAAAGCTCTGGCTTTCCATGTTTCTATTTTGCCAAATACTTCTTTGTTCCATATGGCTATGTCTTTCTTCAGATGTTTCAGCTTTTGGAAAAGGATAAAGTTAGCGGTGCCATTAACCATGTAACTCTGCCACCATTCTGAAATTTTTTCCCTGAAACCCTCGTGTTGTAACCACATATTTTCAAATTTGAAGTAGGAGGGATTTGATGACCAGTCACCACTTTCCAACACTATTGGCCTGGGATCTGATGTAACCTTTGGGAGAGCTAATTGCTTCACAGAGCCAATGATGTCATTCCATTCAttggagatgaggaatctatcaATCCTAGATGCTTGAGCAGAGTCTTCTCCCCTAAACCAGGTATATGTGGCTCCCTGGAGTGGGAGATCAATCTATTCCATCTATTGGATGAAGTCAGAAAAATTTCTCATAGCTCCGGATCTTCTTATGCAATTGAACCTTTCATGCTCAAATCTACATACATTGAAATCTCCGCCTATCACCCAGTGTTCACTCCATAAGCCCCTTGTGGAAGACAATTCCTCCCAAAAAATCGTTCTTTCCCACTTGGAGTGAGGCCCATAGACTCCAATGAAGCACCACCTAAGATCCATCTGTACCCCTTCAAGCATTGTGGATAAAGAATAGAAGCCCTGCTGAACATCAGTACAAGTCCATATTCTCCTGTCCCAAAATATAATTATTCCCCCACTAGAACCATTTGCCTTGAGTTCTGCCCAGTCTACCCATCTTGAACCCCAGATGCTCTTTGCCATCGCAACAGTACAGTCTTCCAATTTTGTTTCCTGTATACACAAAATATCTGGCTTCCACTTTTGCACCAGAGATTTGATAGTGCTTCTTTTACCACTATCATGTAACCCCCACACATTCCAGCTGATAATTTTAACTCTCATTCAGAAAGAGCTTTTTGTTTTCTACCCCTCATAAGCCTTTCCACTGAATTGCAGCTCCCATTTTCATAATTAATCATACTCCTGAGGTTGTTTACCTCAATTTCCCCTTCTTTTTCGATTTCTTATCTGCCCTTGCCCCGGTTCTTTGAGATTGGAGTTGATCCCTCCTCTTTTGTTCCATCCTCAATATCATGTCAAGGATTTCATGTTCAAAACCCGAGACATTAATACCAAAAGCTTTGCATGCCTTTGCCATGATGATTTTTGTCCATTGAGTTGTCTCAATCACAGATGGGTCGGCAATAGAGTGGTTGTTCTGAGAGCTACCCTTGTACCAGGGTAGTGCCAAAAACTGACTGCAAGAGAGGTCAGAATCAGAAGCACTAACCAGAGTAGGTGTCAGCTTCAGACATGGGAGCGAGGATATTGGCATGCATTGTGACTGGTGTGCTTCATCGTCTCCCTCGTTGGAAGTTTCCTCGGATGCTCCAGTAACGAGCTCAAAAGTGTCCTCCATCTGTGACTGAAAAGTGTTGGCCTGTGGAGTTGGAGTTCTTTTTGTGGGTTTTGCACATGCTACTTGTATTTCCACCGATAGAGGGTCAAACCTGTTTTCAATCAAGAGCTTCATAGACTTGTTGAGGCAAGGATCAGAGATTGGCCCAACAGCCCTCCATACTGATTTATTAtttgctctccttgctttgttttTTGGACTCTTAGAGTAATGAAGTTGATCCAGTTTATGGCCCAAGACCTGCtgcttttctttactcttttggGCTTTCATCAAGTGGGCTGGTTTGTTGACCTGGTCAACATGTTTTTTGACCACTTTATTTGAATTAAAGTGGTTCAAACCCAATTGCAAAAGCTTAGGTTTGACAGGCTGTACTTCAGTAGCCTTTGTTTGGCTCGAGGAAGCTACTGTACTTgacttcatcttcttcacctcCACTCCGGCTGTCTCTATTCCGCTGCCGGTGATAATTTCTACGAGATTGTCATCCAAAATAGTGATTTTGTACTTCAACTTCCCAATTTCTAGTACCAAATTGTTGGGTAAACCACCTTCCTTAAATTTAACACATATTCTGGCCCAGAAAAGTGTGATCTAAGCTTCGTGTCTTCATCAGTGTCAATGAAGCCACCACAGTTGTCTCCAATAAACCGAAAGGAATTGGGGTTCCATGCATGCAATGGTATACCAAAAGCCTTTATCCATTTTTGCACAGATTTGCTGTTGGTCGGAGCTGCACCATTTTCCGGCGACCACCATTGAAGCGCGAGACGCCTGCCATTCCAGAACCACTCACCGGCTATGATTCGCACCGCTTCAAGCCTTGATGGGAACTCAAAGAGAAATTTATTGTGGCCTAATGGTGTAACAATGAGCCCTGCAGTGATCTTCCACCTGTAAAGGAACCATTTTTTGATAACTTCTGTGTTGGGGCTGAGGTTAAAGGCGTCGTTGAATGTCCCAACCAAGCATTTGGAGAAGAAGTTTTCATCGTCTCTGTTTCTGTCGTCCCTATCATTCTTAGTTTGCTCCTGTGACTCAGTCTGCTGTAATGGCCACTGGATTATTTTTGCTGCATCCAGATATTTCTTGTTCTGCACATCAGCAAAGCTTTGAAATCTAATGTTGATGCTCTTCCCCAGAAATTGTAGGATCCTCCCTGCTATGTCTCCCCAACCCTTGTTGTAATCTATTTCTGGGATAATGATAGCAGACCTTCTATCTCCCAACCATGCTTCCACTCTAACATATCTGCCATAAACATTGTAGTTCTGATAAACTCTGAACAGGTAGGACTGGATCTTCCTCCCCCACCTCCGATAGAGGTTGCCTTGACCACGTGAGGCTTTCTGTAATGTTTCACAAACCCAGCGCAAGTTCTCTTCATCGATCTTAACTCTGCTAGTGAATCTTGCCCCCCGCTCAATCAAAACAAACCATCTGTCGTAATCCTCACTGATGTCAATTAATTCAAAAGATTTATCACCTGAGATAAAATGGATTTTTCCTCCCATGACAAAGGCTGTAACTCCGGGGGGAAACCCTGCCGGAGAGAGAAtcaaaaggagaaagataaaaacaGCACATTTCCCAAGTCAGATAGAAAAGTTAGAGAGAACATTTTCGAAATTACCCTCtttctatatttgaaaataatgaaCTTTGCATGAAGCATTATTTGCATTGGGTACTGTAGCTTATTTCTATAAGGTATTACCTACTTGCATTTATTTTTGACTCAATTCTGTTTCTACTTATGTTGTAGCTAATGATGACTAATATATTACTTCGACAGGAGCACTTCCAAAAGTACTATGATTTTGTAATGCCATATTTAAAAACGATCCTGGTAAATGCAAATGATGAATCTAATCAGATGCTTCAAAGCAAAGTCTTGCTGTGCATAAGCAACGTTGCGCTTGCTGCAGGCAAAGAGAAATTCAGAGATGACTTGAAGCAGGTCGTCTCCAAACTATACTCGATGCTTCTCTTTGTATGTGCCTGCAATGTATTAGTGCTATGGGAAAAACTTATCTACAGTACCGGTATTTATAGCATGCCACAAAGATTTATCATGGTTTATTGATAATTTGAGGTGAAAATATATGTTAATTAACCATGATTAAGTGAAAAGTGTGCTTAAATGGCTTTTCCATAGACAAACCATATTATTGATTACTCCTATTTGAATTACCACTTTCTTCAACTGTTGGGATCAATGACTAATGCCTCATATATTTTCTCCTCCTAGTTCCTTTTTGGTCCAACATTCTGCATCTCTATTGGCattcttttcttctcttggtGGTGTGATCTTATCCATTCATTCATTTCTAAACGCGGACCTTCGTTTCTATATGTTCTGTTATATTTAAGGTTATGGAAGTGCTTAAGTACTCATTACAAGAATCACATGTGACAGAGTATACAAATATTCTTCGCTGTCTAAAGGTAAGTGTTACTCGTTTGGTTTTACAGGCTCAGAACTTTTTATTAGATTAGCCTCTCAATCTTTTCTTGATTTACTGCAGGCATCGTATGGGATTTGTGTGTGCATTGGGTAGGAATTTCTTCCTTACATGAGTCTAGTCATGCCATATGCAGTTGAATGTGCTCAACTTGAGCCCGATAAGACTGTATCCTCAGATAAACTATATGATAGGTAAGTTTTTATCATTGAggtttggatttttcatttatcATCTTGCCATTATGGTCTCTACAGATGCCTCCTGCACCAGTCATTTCCTCCATATTTCTACTGCCGTCAGTGTTTATTTTCATCCAGTTCGGAGGTGGCCTTTCCCATTAACTGTGATGATTCAGTTCTGGGAGAAAGATCAATAACCAGCCTGCATATAGCTTCCCAACTTGTAGGCCATTCATTATTCCCTTTATATTTGAATACCACCCATTTCATGAACAAAATCTGATAAGTCGTACGCTTAATGGATAGCGTGGAGGATCCATACTTAATAGCACACCTAGACTTCCATATCTCCCAACAGATAACAACACGAGTGATTCTCAAAATAATTCGGGCTACCAGGGATATCTTCCTTAAGTTTCACATTTTGCAGTATGCACAAAGTCATGTTTGGGGGTGAAATGATATGCATCTATGGAAGTGACCTCCTAGAAGGGAAATCAATGTTGTGCTCGGCCCTTGAATTATATGCTCATGAATTGGGGGAAGATTTTTACCCATGGATTCCCCAGGTTGGCATGATAGCATGAACGATCACTAGAACAATTACTTTTCTTCATGTGTTGTTAAGTGGATTCAAACTTAACAGGTGATATTTATGTCTTAAACCCTGAAACAGGCTGCTTCAATTTTAATTCCGCTTCTGAAATTCTATATCCACTCTTCTGTCAGGAAATGTGCTAGTTGTGGTAAAAAAATCTCATGCTTTCATATGCtttccaattttttttctttaacttaCCGAATTTCTAATGAGATATTGTTTTAATTTGTGGTGGTTAAGCAATGGTATCCTTGTTGCGTTCTGCTAAACTGGCAGTAGAGAAAGGGATTGCTGGAGGTGGAAACAAGTGGTACTTGAAGCAGTTGCCTGGCTGTATAATATTGGCTTTGGGGGACGCATTGTATTCGGTTGCCTTCAACACATTAATATTTACGGTTTCTTTTTCCTGTTGGGAAAAGGTTTGAGCTCCATTTATCTGAACGAGGAGAAAGTGACACTTCAATTGCTATTGCATGCAGGAGCCTGAGACAAAACTATGTGAAAAGATATTGCAGGAATTGAATAATTGCCTAAATGTATGTCAGGTTATGATGGTTTCTTTACTTTGCAGGAATTTACTCTATGCAGTTTCTTTTCAAGGTTTTTATGTCCATTATGATAAGCAACACACTTGTCCAAGCTCGTAAGAATGAAAGTGTAAAATAGGACAACCTTGTACATAGCAAGACCTGGAGACAAGAGTAATAACTTGCATAGAGTAAGATCTTCAGGGAAAAGTAAAATAGGAGCGGCGGACTTGGTCATTCTTAGTCTGTGCATGGGCGCATGCTTAAGAATTGAAACGTGGACTAGAATTTACCATAAATCCTATATTTACAAAAGTTTCCTTGACATGAGTTAGAACAGCAGCTTTCACTTCTTATGGTCCTTTTTGTGTCTTCTTTCAGATCGGTGGAACACTTCTCAATGAATATCTGGTTCATAGAATCACAAATGGGATAAAGCACGTCATTATAGAAAGTTCACGTAGAAAAGGAAAActcacagagagagagagagagagagagaaatcagaAGACTTTGATGCTGAAGAAGCTGAATTGCTGAGGGAGGAAAGAGAGCTAGAAGAAAAAGTATTTTATAGGGTTGGTTGCATATTGTTGACACTGATCAAAACCTTCAAGGCTActttcttgcctttccttatgAGCTTTCCTCATATCTAATGCCTATGACAGTGAGTTTCAGCTTATGGTAACCAATGACGTTTCGATCCCCTAGGTTGTTTTCCACCAATATTTCTCATTGTTCTTTTTTCACTGCTTGAAAGGGCAAGGATAAAACAGCTCAAGAGAGAAGTGCATGTGTAAAAATCTTTAATAAACTTGTGGAGGAATGCAGCGAATCAGCTCTAAAGTAGGTCTATCTTTATGAGTTTTTTCTTAAGTAAGGTCACAATTCTGATAGTTACTTTCTGTTCAAACCAGGTATTATAATATatgtcttccttttcttttggacTCAAGCAACGACGAAAATCCAGTTCTTAGAGTGGTTTGTGAATCTTGGTGGTTCTGATAGTTTTCAGTCATGTGATATTTGCTGTTGATTCATCCAAACACCATTGATGCAATGTTCAGAATGCACTTTATGGACTTAGGCTTTGTGCGGAATATGGTGGTTTTGTTTTCAAACCATTTATTGGAGGTATGATATCGTTGAATGTGATTTTGAGATTCTTCTCATCATGCGGAAGTGGATGAAGagtgatatatttttgtatttactAAATTTCACGACGTTATTCAGAGGCTCTTTCAAGGATCAATGTTGTGATAACACATCTACATGCTCTTGCACCTGAAAATGAACAGGCATATCATGATGCTGTTTTTGCACTTGGTCAGATATGTCAGTTTCATCGGGAAAGTATTGACTCCACGCAGGTGCGATTTTCTGGGAATCCCTAATGTTTTATTGCTCAGCTCAtttaaatacacacacacacacacacacacacacatatatatatatatatgcatttagatTTTTGTTGTTGTACTTCTCTACTAACTTCATTTCATGTTTGCACTTGCGATGACCAGCTTTTTGTCCTACAATTTTAAAATCTGAAAGTCAGTATACCAGCCTGATAAATGATTGCAATAAACTAGGAATCTAGACACATGGTGCTCGGTTTCAACCACTTATATAGTGATTTACAAGACTTCTATAATTCTTATTTAATCTTCTATTGGCTGGTTTTCATTCCAACTTATTTAGTTTAATTATCCTGTAGCTTAAGGTATTTAGTCAGCTTACGAAAAGGAGAGTTTAGACACTTCTATATATTTACTAAAAGGAAACATAAGGCACTTTTATGTATAACATGCATTGTCAGTACTTTTCATAGCATATGCTCACCATATCTGAATTTTGGTAAAACATGTCGCTTTTGTTCTTCCAAGATGAAATGATGCTCCTCCAATGTACTTCATAACTTGTTGAAATTCCATTTATTTCtcattccattttttttttgctaGATTATTCCGGCTTGGTTCCTATAAGAGGTAACATGGTTGTTCACAACCAGCTCTGTTCAATGGTCGAAAGGTACTGTACTGGACTAGTTTGTTCTAGTTTTTATCATCATCACCTGTACTTTACTTTTCAGGTCTTCTTTTTGTTAAGGCGACTGATTGCCAACGCAGGTTACAAGATTATTAATGACAACCTATCTTTACTAATTTAAAATATTCAGTTGTTTTGGGTTTTTGTCAATACATTTGTTGGCCAACTAGCTTTCAGCAATTGTTTCACATTACTCCCAGCATTTTGGTGCATCAATTGtaaaactagaaaaaaaataatcacaaaatagcaacatatgatttaaaatattttcaatagATAAAAGTATGAGTGTTATTATAATAACATGCATGATGCATATGTTCCACATAAATTTCCTAATTTCAGTTATATATTACGAAAATTACGTTACCATTAGCTGCCCCTTTGATAATGATTATAATGCCTCCTAGTGGATAAGTGCTGATAATGATTATAGTGCTTATAGTGGTTGGGATTGAAAATCACCCCTGTAACAACTAAAAATCTGAACACTCCTTGCTCAGCCTGCTCATCTCTGCCTCAAGATAGGCGAGACGCGTCACCACAGTCAGAAACTGATCACCATCAGTAGTTCCAACAAGTGCCTCTAATGTAGCAACTTTTTCCCTCAGTTCTGCGTTGCCACCAGCCATCTTTTACGAAATTCAACCGCTGAACGTCGTATCTTTGTCACGATCCCGCTgcgctctgataccagttgttacAGGGGTGATTTATGTCACTCGAATACTGTTCGAGTTTCACCACTGAACGACAGTCAAGCCCAGCCTTGACCTCAGCCTTTCCAATACTTAGAATTAACTCACGGATGTTTGGGACTTAGTAGAATTTAGGCAGCAATAAAAGTAAAGGCACACACGAAATTTACAGGAATTTCTTCCCAACTCGTATTAATATGTgaatacaagaacacaataaAGCCAACCCTATGGCCAAGAACAAAGAACACCCTTGTTCCCTGCCCCAAAATGATTTCCTACCCTTAGGAATTATACTTAGATGTTTTTGGCTAACAATTTGGCACAAgactaagttctgcccctttgGGAAGCCTTATGGTAATTGGGTCAGCTTGCTCTATAAATGGGCAAACACTCAGCCATGTTTGCTGGAGCACTCATCCCTCAATGGGACCTTCCACGAAATGGCCATCATCAGCACTACCCCACTGTCACATGTCTTGCACACTTGTCTCACAGCTCTGCCCACACTTTGCCTTTAGCCTGCCTAGCCTTGCCTTCGGACCATGCCTCGCACATTTGCTTATGACAACGTTCTCGTCACAGCCATGCCGTCCCACTGTTCCGTAGCCTTAGTCAAGTGCCATGTATTTATCTTCCTCTGCCATAGCCGTCGCCCACAACCAAAGTTGTCTTGCCATCACTGAAGACACTTGTCTAGCTGACCCGCCCAAATTCGTGCACAACTTAGACACACCTCAACTCCATACATTGCTTTGTCAAAACTTCCACAAACCATGCCAAGGGGCATTATACAAGCCTTTTACATTGTTTCTTCCCGGCATCCGTCATGACTCAACTTTAGGGGCTAACAAACCACCCCCACTAGTTGAACTCGACGTCCTCGTCGAGGCTTATTTCAAGTAGTCCTCTATTTGCTGTTCGTATTGCAACAATAAAGCACCCTTTTCCCAAGTCGCATCTGCCTCGGGCTTTCCTTTCCACTGTATCAAGAATTCTGTCCGCCTATTTTTCTTATGCATCCCAAACTCTGTGGTCAAGCACTTTCTCTATCTTTTCCTCTAGCTGAGTGCGCATCTCAGGAGGAGCTCTCTTTGTTTTGTGCCGGTCCGGATCTTCGGGATCATCAACATAAGGTTTCAGAAAACTCACATGGCAAGTCGGATGTATTTTCATTCTCTCAGGCAGAATTAGTCGGTAAGCAACTTCACCAACTTCAAAAGGATCCTCATACCTTGAAACCAAGGCTCTATGCCTAACCCGGCTGCCAATGTTTTTCTAAATCCGTGGAGTAAGTTTTAGCAACACCTTTTCACCCACCCTGAACTCTAGTGGACGTCTGTGTTTGTCAGCatacttcttcatcctcctctgaGCTTTTGCCAAGCTATCTGTCGCCTCTTTGATTATAGCTTGTCTATCCCAACCATAACGGTAAGCTGCTGGACATTTACCCAGTCTTTTGTTGTGCAATCACCAATGGTTGTGTAGGCTGTTTCCCCAAAACAATCTCATCTCCGTTGCTGAAGACTTGTGCAAATTATAGAAGAGTTGTGCACAATCTAGCAAATCTGTCCAGTTGCGTTGACTCGCAGTCACATAGTGCCTCAAATATTCTTCCAACAGATGGTTAGTTCTTTCTGTTTGACCATCAGTTTGGGGATGGTTTGCCGTTGAGAACTTCAAGTTTGTACCCATCAAATTGAACAGATAGGTCTAAAACCGACCTGTAAACCATGCATCCCTGTCACTAATGACATCCTTCGGCATTCCGAAGTATTTAACCACATTTTTGAAGAATAATTCAGCCGCAACTTTTGAAGGACATTCTGTCGGGGCAGCAATAAAAACAGCATACTTGGAAAATCTATCAACCAAAACCATGTTTGACGAAAATCCATTGACCTTTGGAAATCCACTGATAAAGTCCATCGAAACAGATTGCCATGGTTCTTCTGGGATGGGCAGAGGTTGTAGTAAACCTGCCTCCTTCTTTCGCTCAATTTTGTCAAGCTGACACACAAGACAGCTCTTCACGTAGGCTTCCACATCATGTTCCATCTTGGGCCAAAAATAGTATCAGGACAGTAGGGCCATCGTTCTTTCAATTCCTGGATGACCCGCCCATAAGGTATCGTGAGTCTCTTTCAACAGTTCACGATGTATCCCAACGCTAAGTGGTACTACGATTCTCCCCCCTTTGAAATAGAGGAGATCGTCCTCGATCCAGTACCTTCTTACCGTCCCTTCCTTCACATGATTCATTGTTTTGATGTATAATGGATCATTAGCAGCACATGCCTTGATCTTATCAAGAAAATCAAATTCAAGTCGTGTAACAGAATAAACAGCAGCTAATACCTCCTTTCGGCTTAATGCATCAGCAACTTGCTTGTCTTTTCCCGGCTTATGTTCCCACATAAAATCATACTCTGCCAAGAATGTTTGCCAACGTGCCTGCTTCGGACTTAGCTTTTTCTGCATCTTGAAATATGTATTTGCCACATTATATGTTCTCACAACGAACTTTGTCCCCAACAAATACACCCGCCAAATCTGCAAGCAGTGGATCACAACAACCATTTCTTTCTCTTGCGCCGAATATCTTTGCTCTACTTCATTCAATTTCCTGCTTTCAAACGCCACTGGGTGGCCGTTTTGAACCAACACACCTCTAACAGCCTTGTCAGAAACATCGGTATGAACTTCAAAGGGTAGTTCAAAATCCGGAAGTTTTAAAATAGGTTCTGAGGCAATAGCTTCTTTCAGCATCTCAAATGCGCTACTGCATTTCTCAGTCCAAACCCTTACaacatttttctttaacaaatcAGTTAAAGAAGCAGCTTTCTTTGAATACCCAGCAATGAACTTCTGATAACAATTGACTAACCCAAGGAAAGATCTCAATTCTTTCACCGATTTAGGTGCCTGCCATTCCACAATGACCTGCACCTTATTTGGGTCCATCCGCACTTGATTCTGGCTCACCAAGTGCCCAAGATATCTGATTTCTTGTTTGGCAAACTCGCACTTTTCCATTTTCACAGGGTATTGGTACTCCCTTAGGCGAGACAATACCCTTCTTAAGTGTGAGCAATGTTCATCCAAGGTCCTATTATAGATAACAATGTCGTTTAAATAGACAACCACAAAGTCATCCAAGTACTCATATAACACATCGTTCATTAGATTGCAGGGACATTCGTCAACCCAAACGGCATAACAAAGAATTCATATGAGTCATACCTCGTAACACATGTTGTTTTTTACTCATCACCTATCTGTACCTGCCaataaccagacctcaaatcaaactctgtGAACCAGCACGCATTGCTTAATCTATCCATCAAGTCTTGCACCAACGGAACTGGGTATTTATTTTTCACAGTCACTTTGTTCAAcgctcgatagtcaacacacatcCAGAGCGTTCCGTCCTGCTTCCTTTGAAATAACATAGGGGCACCAAATGGAGCTTTTGATGGTTGAATCAATCCCGCATCTAGCAACTCGTCAAGTTGTTTTCTCAATTCAGCCAACTCTTTTTGGCGCCATCCGATAAGGAGATTGAGCTGGAGGTATTGAACCAGGCAGTAACTCTATCTTGTGATCAATAGCCCTCCGTGGTGGTAGATGTT is from Nicotiana tabacum cultivar K326 chromosome 18, ASM71507v2, whole genome shotgun sequence and encodes:
- the LOC107768367 gene encoding uncharacterized protein LOC107768367, with the protein product MSLVMPYAVECAQLEPDKTVSSDKLYDSMHKVMFGGEMICIYGSDLLEGKSMLCSALELYAHELGEDFYPWIPQAASILIPLLKFYIHSSVRKCASCAMVSLLRSAKLAVEKGIAGGGNKWYLKQLPGCIILALGDALYSEPETKLCEKILQELNNCLNIGGTLLNEYLVHRITNGIKHVIIESSRRKGKLTEREREREKSEDFDAEEAELLREERELEEKVFYRVGCILLTLIKTFKATFLPFLMSFPHI